From a region of the Mytilus galloprovincialis chromosome 3, xbMytGall1.hap1.1, whole genome shotgun sequence genome:
- the LOC143067793 gene encoding uncharacterized protein LOC143067793 isoform X2 produces the protein MEFDAVRLKDKKTNNYCEFCCIFIEGICITKMLIKERGLIPLFLLSISDAVLVYEIRCPGRSEKRLLSNRCPNPSQFHCLLTAADEVYKSECRNREWVIKGNYPVRRGFRRYIDYEPCPIDRYQSFVFWSNEDHQCSMLKSLCSEEGQVQYDNGTSTSDKRCNCDTASGYVFAVPPKNKRFCVSSEEDCSCLQKTCMDLHRQNADNDCARREMIETYRVSTTGHKRMDIKEEHNSTKQISRFTNTIHIKSELLCQREHEKRDTVLPKIDFVNRGKQLILSDIIILHNDEDYYNFAIYKDHLKFIAKQFGHNDVTIESFKDVFPSTEKIPLREVIKQCKFLFLYVSGIYFPSEVAMYGLNEKEINSVLMLPKKITKYPSIKTVCAYSNFIYSEIDLDYYNYKNEKTIRESYKETFKLILESIKK, from the exons atggaATTCGACGCAGTAAGATtaaaagacaagaaaacaaacaacTATTGTGAATTTTGTTGTATCTTTATTGAAGGAATTTGCATTACAAAAATGTTGATAAAGGAACGTGGCTTAATAC CACTATTTCTTTTGAGTATTAGTGATGCAGTACTGGTATACGAAATTCGTTGTCCTGGACGATCGGAAAAGAGGCTTCTTTCAAATCGATGTCCGAATCCCAGTCAGTTCCATTGCTTATTAACTGCTGCTGATGAAGTATACAAGTCGGAATGTCGAAATAGAGAATGGGTGATTAAAG GGAATTATCCAGTAAGACGAGGTTTTAGGCGGTATATCGATTATGAACCTTGTCCGATAGACAGATACCAATCATTTGTATTCTGGTCCAATGAAGATCATCAGTGCAGCATGTTAAAATCTTTGTGTTCAGaggaaggtcaagttcaatatgATAATGGAACAAGTACTAGTGATAAAAGATGTAATTGTGATACTGCAAGTGGTTATGTTTTTGCAGTCCCACCGAAAAATAAACGTTTTTGTGTGTCATCTGAAGAAGACTGTAGTTGTCTACAAAAGACATGCATGGATCTCCATAGACAGAATGCAG ATAATGATTGTGCTAGACGGGAAATGATAGAAACATATAGAGTTTCCACGACAGG ACATAAGAGAATGGACATTAAAGAAGAACATAATTCAACAAAACAGATCTCCAGGTTTACAAAcacaatacatataaaatcag AACTACTTTGTCAAAGGGAACATGAAAAAAGAGACACAGTTCTACCTAAAATCGATTTTGTAAACAGAGGAAAACAGTTAATTTTATCAG atatcatTATTCTACACAATGACGAGGACTACTACAATTTTGCCATCTATAAGGATCACCTAAAATTTATTGCAAAGCAGTTCGGTCACAACGATGTTACTATTGAGTCGTTCAAGGATGTATTTCCATCGACGGAAAAGATTCCATTACGAGAAGTTATCAAACaatgtaaatttttatttctttatgtttCAGGAATATATTTTCCTTCTGAAGTTGCTATGTATGGACTGAATGAAAAAGAGATAAACTCTGTACTTATGTTGCCAAAGAAAATCACTAAATATCCATCAATCAAAACTGTGTGCgcttattcaaattttatttactcGGAAATCGATTTGGATTACTATAATtataaaaacgaaaaaacaaTTCGAGAATCGTACAAAGAaacatttaaactgattttgGAAAGTATAAAAAAGTAG
- the LOC143067793 gene encoding uncharacterized protein LOC143067793 isoform X1, which yields MEFDAVRLKDKKTNNYCEFCCIFIEGICITKMLIKERGLIPLFLLSISDAVLVYEIRCPGRSEKRLLSNRCPNPSQFHCLLTAADEVYKSECRNREWVIKGNYPVRRGFRRYIDYEPCPIDRYQSFVFWSNEDHQCSMLKSLCSEEGQVQYDNGTSTSDKRCNCDTASGYVFAVPPKNKRFCVSSEEDCSCLQKTCMDLHRQNADNDCARREMIETYRVSTTGHKRMDIKEEHNSTKQISRFTNTIHIKSEGILFYGMAVFLIIVTIMFDLMVIISVAFCRLELLCQREHEKRDTVLPKIDFVNRGKQLILSDIIILHNDEDYYNFAIYKDHLKFIAKQFGHNDVTIESFKDVFPSTEKIPLREVIKQCKFLFLYVSGIYFPSEVAMYGLNEKEINSVLMLPKKITKYPSIKTVCAYSNFIYSEIDLDYYNYKNEKTIRESYKETFKLILESIKK from the exons atggaATTCGACGCAGTAAGATtaaaagacaagaaaacaaacaacTATTGTGAATTTTGTTGTATCTTTATTGAAGGAATTTGCATTACAAAAATGTTGATAAAGGAACGTGGCTTAATAC CACTATTTCTTTTGAGTATTAGTGATGCAGTACTGGTATACGAAATTCGTTGTCCTGGACGATCGGAAAAGAGGCTTCTTTCAAATCGATGTCCGAATCCCAGTCAGTTCCATTGCTTATTAACTGCTGCTGATGAAGTATACAAGTCGGAATGTCGAAATAGAGAATGGGTGATTAAAG GGAATTATCCAGTAAGACGAGGTTTTAGGCGGTATATCGATTATGAACCTTGTCCGATAGACAGATACCAATCATTTGTATTCTGGTCCAATGAAGATCATCAGTGCAGCATGTTAAAATCTTTGTGTTCAGaggaaggtcaagttcaatatgATAATGGAACAAGTACTAGTGATAAAAGATGTAATTGTGATACTGCAAGTGGTTATGTTTTTGCAGTCCCACCGAAAAATAAACGTTTTTGTGTGTCATCTGAAGAAGACTGTAGTTGTCTACAAAAGACATGCATGGATCTCCATAGACAGAATGCAG ATAATGATTGTGCTAGACGGGAAATGATAGAAACATATAGAGTTTCCACGACAGG ACATAAGAGAATGGACATTAAAGAAGAACATAATTCAACAAAACAGATCTCCAGGTTTACAAAcacaatacatataaaatcag AAGGAATATTATTTTATGGGATGGCAGTGTTTCTAATTATTGTAACTATAATGTTTGATCTGATGGTAATTATTAGTGTTGCATTCTGTCGGCTAG AACTACTTTGTCAAAGGGAACATGAAAAAAGAGACACAGTTCTACCTAAAATCGATTTTGTAAACAGAGGAAAACAGTTAATTTTATCAG atatcatTATTCTACACAATGACGAGGACTACTACAATTTTGCCATCTATAAGGATCACCTAAAATTTATTGCAAAGCAGTTCGGTCACAACGATGTTACTATTGAGTCGTTCAAGGATGTATTTCCATCGACGGAAAAGATTCCATTACGAGAAGTTATCAAACaatgtaaatttttatttctttatgtttCAGGAATATATTTTCCTTCTGAAGTTGCTATGTATGGACTGAATGAAAAAGAGATAAACTCTGTACTTATGTTGCCAAAGAAAATCACTAAATATCCATCAATCAAAACTGTGTGCgcttattcaaattttatttactcGGAAATCGATTTGGATTACTATAATtataaaaacgaaaaaacaaTTCGAGAATCGTACAAAGAaacatttaaactgattttgGAAAGTATAAAAAAGTAG